One Pleuronectes platessa chromosome 9, fPlePla1.1, whole genome shotgun sequence genomic region harbors:
- the LOC128448534 gene encoding ras-related protein Rab-11B has product MGNRDDEYDFLFKVVLIGDSGVGKSNLLSRFTRNEFNLESKSTIGVEFATRSIQVDGKTIKAQIWDTAGQERYRAITSAYYRGAVGALLVYDIAKHLTYENVERWLKELRDHADNNIVIMLVGNKSDLRHLRAVPTDEARAFSEKNTLSFIETSALDSTNVEEAFKNILGEIYRIVSQKQIADRSAHDESPGNNVVDISVPPTTDGQKGNKLQCCQSL; this is encoded by the exons ATGGGCAACAGAGACGATGAATATGATTTCCTGTTCAAAG TCGTACTAATTGGAGACTCTGGAGTGGGGAAGAGTAACCTGCTCTCCCGGTTCACAAGAAATGAGTTCAACCTGGAGAGCAAGAGCACCATCGGGGTGGAGTTTGCCACCCGCAGCATCCAGGTGGACGGCAAGACGATAAAGGCTCAGATCTGGGACACAGCTGGACAGGAACGCTACAGAGCAATCACCTCAGC GTATTACCGGGGAGCAGTGGGGGCTCTTCTGGTTTACGACATCGCCAAACACCTGACGTATGAGAACGTTGAACGCtggctgaaggagctgagggACCACGCTGACAACAACATCGTCATCATGCTGGTTGGAAACAAGAGCGACCTCCGCCACCTCAGGGCCGTGCCCACTGATGAGGCCCGAGCCTTCTCAG AAAAGAACACTCTGTCCTTCATTGAGACATCAGCGTTGGACTCTACAAATGTAGAAGAAGCCTTCAAGAACATTTTAGGAG AAATCTATCGCATTGTGTCACAGAAGCAGATAGCCGACAGATCTGCACACGATGAGTCTCCAGGCAACAATGTGGTGGACATTAGCGTCCCACCGACCACTGACGGGCAGAAGGGCAACAAACTGCAGTGCTGCCAGAGCCTGTGA
- the marchf2 gene encoding E3 ubiquitin-protein ligase MARCHF2 yields MTTGGCCHLPGSLCDCASSTGLWKSAEETGIDGCQALYVTQVTALDGRLLSSVLKPMASQSDGPICRICHEGGNSERLLSPCDCTGTLGAVHRSCLEKWLSSSNTSYCELCHTEFSIERRPRPLTEWLRDPGPRNEKRTLFCDMICFLFITPLAAISGWLCLRGAQDHLQLESWLQAVGLIALTIALFTIYVLWTLVSFRYHCQLYSEWRRTNQKVRLLIPEAKESNSSQHSLLSSKLMKKPANDSIV; encoded by the exons ATGACGACAGGCGGGTGTTGTCACCTGCCTGGCTCTTTGTGTGACTGTGCCAGCAGCACGGGTCTGTGGAAGAGCGCGGAGGAGACAGGAATTGACGGGTGCCAGGCGCTGTACGTCACCCAGGTCACGGCCTTAGACGGACGGTTACTGTCATCTGTGCTAAAACCCATGGCCTCACAGAG tgACGGTCCCATATGTCGTATCTGCCATGAAGGAGGCAACAGCGAGCGTCTCCTGTCCCCCTGTGACTGCACAGGCACCCTGGGGGCGGTGCACAGGAGCTGCCTGGAGAAGTGGCTGTCGTCTTCCAACACCAGCTACTGCGAGCTCTGCCACACGGAGTTCAGCATCGAGCGCCGACCACGGCCTCTCACAGAG TGGCTGCGGGACCCTGGCCCTCGTAATGAGAAGAGGACGCTGTTCTGTGACATGATATGCTTCCTGTTTATCACGCCACTAGCAGCCATTTCAGGCTGGCTGTGTCTACGGGGCGCTCAGGACCACCTTCAGCTGGAGAGCTGGCTGCAGGCGGTCGGCCTCATTGCCCTCACCATCGCCCTCTTCACCATCTACGTTCTCTGGACCCTG GTGTCGTTCCGCTACCACTGTCAGCTGTACTCTGAGTGGAGAAGAACAAATCAGAAAGTACGATTGCTCATACCCGAAGCCAAGGAGTCTAACTCTTCCCAGCATTCTTTGCTCTCCAGTAAACTGATGAAGAAGCCTGCCAATGACAGTATAGTATGA